The Dendropsophus ebraccatus isolate aDenEbr1 chromosome 10, aDenEbr1.pat, whole genome shotgun sequence genome has a segment encoding these proteins:
- the LOC138766607 gene encoding major histocompatibility complex class I-related gene protein-like → MSVLILMVLSLSGVYSDSHTLRYCVSGITAPGSGLPDFSLSAYVDDQQTERYTSDIQRRLPVAEWMKKEKPEYWNRRTWSSKANEAAFRHEVSLGKERLHLTEGFHFLQMIQSCELRDDGSNVSSEHYRYDGREYMYYDKPTGTFIPMMADAQSVTQRWNMPDIGFARRTKHYLESECIQRLKRFIAYGREELERRGDSTYFRPKVKVSHQESGEVTKLHCLVYGFHPRSVDVKWMKNGTDDVPTDESTPVLPNPDGTYQIRVNAEVIPKEDDSYSCYVDHSSLEEPLLVRWGELYPYWGSRSLSDGVSCIH, encoded by the exons ATGTCTGTCCTGATCCTGATGGTTCTGAGCTTGTCGGGAGTGTATTCTG ACAGTCACACTCTGCGCTATTGTGTCTCTGGGATCACAGCCCCAGGATCCGGCCTGCCTGACTTCTCTTTATCCGCATACGTGGATGATCAGCAGACTGAGCGATACACAAGTGATATACAGAGACGCCTCCCTGTGGCTGAATGGATGAAGAAGGAGAAACCCGAGTACTGGAATAGGCGGACGTGGAGTAGTAAAGCCAATGAGGCTGCATTCAGACATGAGGTGTCGCTAGGGAAGGAGAGACTACACCTCACTGAAG GTTTCCATTTCCTGCAAATGATCCAGAGCTGTGAGCTGAGAGATGACGGCAGCAACGTAAGTTCTGAGCATTACAGATATGACGGGAGAGAATACATGTACTATGACAAGCCAACAGGAACATTTATCCCTATGATGGCTGATGCTCAGAGCGTTACACAGAGATGGAACATGCCGGATATAGGATTTGCGAGAAGAACCAAGCATTACCTAGAAAGTGAATGTATCCAAAGGCTGAAGAGATTCATTGCGTACGGGAGAGAAGAGCTGGAGAGAAGAGGTGATTCTACTTATT TTCGGCCCAAGGTAAAGGTCTCACATCAGGAATCAGGAGAGGTGACAAAGCTTCACTGTCTGGTGTATGGATTCCACCCTCGATCTGTGGATGTGAAGTGGATGAAGAACGGGACAGATGACGTCCCCACAGATGAGTCCACACCTGTCCTCCCCAATCCTGACGGCACCTATCAGATCAGGGTCAACGCGGAAGTGATCCCCAAAGAGGACGACAGCTACTCCTGTTATGTGGATCACAGCAGCCTGGAGGAAccactccttgtcagatggggtgagttgtatccatactgggggagccgctccttgtcagatggggtgagttgtatccat